A single genomic interval of uncultured Sunxiuqinia sp. harbors:
- a CDS encoding PAS domain S-box protein, translating to MKDNHPQDTRLVAKKDEIENLKNQLKEEQAKNAQLRAHLEQLKKETQIPVTAKKTVDTSALNHSNSFNDLAIPVWEIDFSPAYLKTQELNLKGITDLHNHFSNSQADFIKLLKSIKILNFNTESSNFSREIFGKKQDELSCLFEIYQAQNFKSIVDLLSAIQKTAARFRTEISLKLPNGEKKYYILKWISTPGQHNYNRILISFINNTDRRIMDKKLMEANRRLSTLIGNLKGIVYRCLADENWMMSYISDTVFEMTGYRSEELINNKKISYANLIHPADRENVEEEINKAIAKKSRFTIEYRIITKDGKERWFWEQGTGVENKNNEIEFLEGYIIDITERKKAEQALLESEEKFKKAFQSSPTVIILTSALDGKIIEANDSFEQITGWKKEEYLNKTTNELGLWADLRNREEYIRLLMRDGSVKNKEYDFCLKSREVRNALVSGHILKLTKGTVILGVLTDITQQKETRRAINNERIHLRTVIETIPDLVWLKDVDGVYLNCNYQFEQFFGAREKDIVGKTDYDFVDKELADFFRKNDQAAMRANQPKTNLEWVTFASDNHQALLETIKTPMRDCTEKLIGVLGIARDITEKKKNEDALKQSEILYKAIFKNTGTATCIIDEDKTLLLGNEKMEELTGYSKDELENKMKWTDFVSPEDLQRMQLFHETRRKNEEKVPSQYEFTLVDRKYKKHHILLSIHIIDGTTMSVASLLDITVRINALNELKRSHEKYQNLVENINDIFFEIDSNWDFSYLSPSFETLSGYSVNSFIGQPFTDAVLPEDLPTINVNFNDLINDQVIPTFEFRLKTKNNELIWIRNSARPIYDKNNEIIGARGIGINITEQKETEIQLINAKEKAEQADHLKSAFLATMSHELRTPLNAIIGFSQLMDGTISKSEMIEMAKIIFDSGSHLLSIIESIFHLTMLQSKQAPRRIELFTLADLYKSLRFYLESELSKKDKNHIEARFDDCVKRYSMLQIQADKTKLTQLLTNLLNNAVKYTDSGSITMSCKIDGKDLIFFVKDTGIGIPKDKQELIFERFRQIDDTSTRKYEGVGLGLAICKEICDLLRGEIWIESEVEQGSTFYFKLPNAIFNKQ from the coding sequence ATGAAAGATAACCACCCACAGGACACAAGATTGGTTGCGAAAAAAGATGAAATAGAGAATCTGAAAAATCAATTGAAGGAAGAGCAAGCGAAAAATGCACAACTAAGAGCGCATCTAGAGCAATTGAAAAAAGAAACACAGATACCCGTCACAGCCAAAAAAACAGTCGATACTTCCGCATTAAACCATTCCAATAGCTTTAATGATTTAGCAATTCCAGTGTGGGAAATTGACTTTAGCCCGGCCTATTTAAAAACTCAAGAATTAAATTTGAAAGGAATTACTGATCTGCATAACCATTTCAGTAATTCTCAGGCAGACTTCATCAAGTTATTAAAAAGTATAAAAATCTTAAACTTTAATACCGAATCGTCAAATTTCAGCCGGGAAATATTTGGTAAGAAACAAGACGAGTTAAGCTGTCTTTTTGAAATATATCAGGCCCAAAATTTTAAAAGTATAGTTGATTTACTTTCAGCAATACAAAAAACGGCAGCTCGCTTCAGAACCGAAATTTCACTTAAACTGCCCAATGGTGAGAAAAAATATTATATCCTAAAATGGATTAGCACACCAGGTCAGCACAATTATAACCGGATATTGATTTCGTTTATTAATAATACCGATCGCAGAATAATGGATAAAAAGTTGATGGAAGCCAACCGAAGGTTATCAACTTTAATCGGTAACCTGAAAGGAATTGTATACCGATGTTTGGCAGATGAAAACTGGATGATGTCTTATATTAGCGACACTGTTTTTGAAATGACAGGATACCGTTCAGAAGAATTAATAAACAATAAAAAAATTTCTTATGCAAATCTCATCCATCCTGCTGACAGAGAAAATGTTGAAGAAGAAATAAACAAAGCCATAGCGAAAAAGAGCCGTTTTACGATCGAATATCGAATAATTACAAAAGACGGAAAAGAACGGTGGTTCTGGGAACAAGGAACCGGAGTTGAAAACAAAAATAATGAGATCGAATTTCTGGAAGGATACATAATAGATATTACGGAGCGAAAAAAGGCAGAACAAGCACTACTGGAAAGCGAAGAAAAATTTAAGAAAGCTTTTCAATCAAGTCCTACAGTAATTATATTAACCTCGGCTCTTGACGGAAAAATTATTGAGGCAAACGACAGCTTCGAACAAATTACCGGATGGAAGAAAGAGGAGTATTTGAATAAAACAACAAACGAACTTGGTTTATGGGCTGATCTAAGAAACAGAGAAGAATATATCCGGCTCTTGATGCGAGACGGATCAGTTAAAAATAAAGAATACGACTTTTGTCTGAAAAGCAGAGAAGTACGAAATGCGCTTGTTTCAGGCCACATACTCAAACTAACAAAAGGTACCGTCATTCTTGGCGTTTTGACGGACATCACTCAACAAAAGGAAACTCGTCGAGCCATAAATAATGAACGGATTCACCTTCGAACAGTAATTGAAACCATTCCTGATCTAGTCTGGCTAAAGGATGTCGATGGCGTTTATTTGAATTGCAACTATCAATTCGAACAATTTTTTGGTGCCAGGGAAAAAGATATTGTGGGTAAAACAGATTATGACTTTGTTGATAAAGAACTAGCTGACTTTTTCAGAAAGAACGACCAAGCTGCAATGAGGGCTAATCAACCTAAAACGAATTTGGAATGGGTCACTTTTGCTAGTGACAACCACCAAGCCCTGCTAGAAACAATAAAAACGCCCATGCGGGATTGTACCGAAAAACTGATTGGTGTGCTGGGGATTGCTCGTGACATCACCGAGAAGAAAAAAAATGAGGATGCACTCAAGCAAAGTGAAATTCTTTACAAAGCTATTTTTAAAAATACCGGCACAGCAACCTGTATTATCGATGAAGATAAAACACTACTTCTGGGCAACGAAAAAATGGAAGAGCTAACCGGCTATTCCAAAGACGAACTCGAAAATAAAATGAAGTGGACAGATTTTGTTTCTCCTGAAGATTTGCAACGAATGCAGCTTTTCCATGAAACAAGAAGGAAAAATGAAGAAAAAGTCCCTAGCCAGTACGAATTCACTCTGGTTGACCGAAAATACAAAAAACACCATATCCTTCTGAGCATTCATATTATCGATGGCACGACAATGTCTGTCGCTTCGCTTTTGGATATTACGGTCAGAATTAATGCGCTCAATGAATTAAAACGTAGCCACGAGAAATACCAAAATCTGGTTGAAAACATCAACGATATCTTTTTTGAAATTGATAGCAACTGGGATTTCAGCTATTTGAGTCCAAGCTTTGAAACCTTAAGCGGCTATTCTGTAAATTCATTCATCGGGCAACCGTTTACTGATGCTGTTTTGCCCGAAGACCTGCCCACTATTAATGTAAACTTTAACGATCTAATCAACGATCAGGTGATCCCTACTTTCGAATTTCGGTTAAAAACAAAAAACAACGAGCTAATCTGGATACGCAATTCTGCCCGTCCGATTTATGATAAAAATAATGAAATTATTGGAGCAAGAGGAATTGGCATTAATATAACGGAGCAAAAAGAAACAGAAATCCAGCTAATTAATGCCAAAGAAAAGGCAGAACAAGCAGATCATTTAAAATCAGCTTTTTTGGCAACGATGTCTCACGAATTGCGCACTCCTCTAAATGCAATCATTGGATTTAGTCAGTTAATGGATGGAACCATTAGTAAAAGCGAAATGATTGAAATGGCAAAAATTATTTTTGATAGTGGCAGCCACCTACTTTCAATTATTGAGTCCATTTTTCACCTAACAATGCTACAATCGAAACAAGCTCCACGTCGAATAGAGTTATTTACGCTGGCTGACCTTTATAAATCATTACGATTTTACCTTGAAAGTGAATTAAGCAAAAAAGATAAAAATCATATCGAAGCCCGGTTTGATGACTGTGTTAAGCGGTACTCCATGCTACAAATTCAAGCGGATAAAACAAAGCTAACCCAGTTATTAACAAACCTGTTAAACAATGCGGTAAAATATACTGACAGTGGAAGTATTACCATGAGCTGCAAAATTGATGGAAAGGATCTTATCTTTTTTGTAAAAGACACCGGGATTGGAATTCCAAAAGATAAACAAGAGTTAATTTTTGAACGCTTTCGGCAGATAGACGACACCAGTACGCGAAAATATGAAGGTGTAGGCTTAGGACTCGCAATATGTAAGGAAATTTGCGATTTATTGAGGGGAGAGATATGGATCGAATCAGAAGTAGAACAAGGATCAAC